The following are encoded in a window of Cupriavidus oxalaticus genomic DNA:
- a CDS encoding DUF6708 domain-containing protein encodes MKFPTIDERTPFYFRQTGKPLGKWELDHRLSIIRPAIEEAMEYGNVYRIDSTCLEITDESQARMQNVGMLWIICSFATIFMLLGTVFFASAPFREAAEVMARKGNWAGVILGATVGIMGTGFFGLLTFDPMRRNMFTLKRRPIRLNRKTRRIYAIRTKEPGGIWEVPWSEDEFFCVGHRRMGGLSRAYDMYDIRHYQLDGDGNVVRAFVLGQFTLTLEAAYAQWEYYRRYMQDGPSKLPEPYRFWAPRETFWEGYKICRGGKFSGAFWALSDFIFFPFALLDAFARWLVLATCSDPVWPPEIEAACKPTPYDPYARPYADDYIGVPSGPDAKPSREDLKRMWEQEPRRRREGALIRAEAEALLHQDSIGA; translated from the coding sequence ATGAAATTCCCGACCATAGATGAGCGCACACCGTTCTATTTTAGGCAGACAGGCAAGCCGCTGGGGAAGTGGGAGCTGGACCACCGGTTGTCCATTATCCGCCCCGCCATTGAGGAGGCCATGGAGTACGGCAACGTCTATCGAATCGATTCGACTTGCCTGGAGATCACCGATGAATCGCAAGCGCGGATGCAGAACGTGGGGATGCTCTGGATCATCTGCTCGTTTGCGACGATCTTTATGTTGCTCGGAACAGTATTCTTTGCTTCCGCCCCATTCCGAGAAGCTGCGGAGGTGATGGCTCGTAAAGGCAACTGGGCAGGCGTGATTCTTGGCGCAACCGTCGGGATAATGGGAACTGGTTTCTTTGGCTTGTTGACCTTCGATCCGATGCGCCGGAACATGTTCACGCTGAAGCGACGCCCGATTCGGCTGAACCGCAAGACGCGCCGTATCTATGCCATCCGCACCAAGGAACCCGGAGGCATCTGGGAAGTCCCTTGGAGCGAAGACGAGTTCTTCTGTGTCGGCCATCGGCGCATGGGGGGACTCTCGCGCGCCTATGACATGTACGACATCCGCCATTATCAACTTGACGGGGATGGCAACGTCGTGCGGGCCTTCGTGCTCGGCCAGTTCACACTGACGCTGGAAGCGGCTTACGCGCAATGGGAGTACTACCGGCGCTACATGCAGGATGGGCCGTCCAAACTTCCGGAGCCCTATCGTTTCTGGGCTCCACGGGAAACGTTTTGGGAAGGCTACAAGATTTGTCGGGGCGGGAAATTCTCCGGCGCTTTCTGGGCCCTGAGCGACTTCATATTCTTTCCGTTCGCCCTGCTCGATGCCTTCGCCCGTTGGCTCGTGCTGGCTACCTGCAGCGACCCCGTGTGGCCGCCCGAAATCGAAGCCGCTTGCAAGCCCACCCCTTACGATCCGTATGCGCGTCCCTACGCTGATGACTACATCGGCGTGCCAAGTGGGCCTGATGCGAAGCCATCGCGCGAAGATCTGAAAAGGATGTGGGAGCAGGAGCCGCGGCGCAGGCGCGAAGGCGCATTGATCCGCGCCGAGGCAGAGGCCCTATTACATCAGGACAGCATTGGAGCTTAA